In Oryzias melastigma strain HK-1 linkage group LG16, ASM292280v2, whole genome shotgun sequence, a single genomic region encodes these proteins:
- the lipeb gene encoding hormone-sensitive lipase isoform X1 gives MASSKKGGGNGKLERGMNGRRSSKLKEGPVVLTADDDGTLLSRGDTDMDQDLNSDAVMDTKAVFAALYSVCEENATFFSAGGKVSQADSAKRLVESMKLIQDHARSLEPVISGFAAIYHHFDFDPHIPANGYRSLVKVVRCCLLHIVHKGRYIAANRRSIFFRAAHNAGEMEAYCNALCQLRALLYLAQRMLHDNSHGNLFFQDESGLSESFVREYASMHKGCFYGRCLGFQFTPAIRPCLQTIAIGLVAFGENYRRHQSGIGVAASSFFTSGKYAIDPELRGREFERITQNLDVHFWKTFWNITETEVLSSLASMTSAQVKVNRALSVPPVAFDLPLAANHTASATIAPPSAHIGIAPVQMRLISYDLREGQDSETLMSMSRSEGGPISLSLGLKTKRLPSSPFLLIHFHGGGFVAQTSKSHEPYLKSWSHDLGVPILSVDYSLAPEAPFPRALEECFYAYCWALRNHHLLGWTGEKVCLVGDSAGGNLCVTTSMRAAAFGIRMPDGIVAAYPATLLTAYASPSRLLTLMDPLLPLSVLSRCLSAYAGTEPETEKQVERVSTLSLVKRDTALFLRDFRQGASNWIHSLLDSNRGSAAPSTATETPPESADARAAAADTVRKSVSEVSISSPHADPPVLPEPAALPNRKLSVKSKTCQDLRPPSSSVPSAPPVSARTIEDVSFFLFKETDPNISRDLSSVAIPPPAGEEGSELQHPREFPWGFEPLRSDQFAEMKVQSSPVVKDPFCSPLLAPDSMLKGLPPIHIVACALDPMLDDSVMFAKRLRSVDQPVTLCVVDDLPHGFLSLSQLSKETKEAANVCVERIRAVFLQDTPPEPRKHRKLERTDRRASAPSGERGSLLVGSIEEEEPAVGREDKLAGGEGSVAVTAQNNPDAGGIGA, from the exons ATGGCGTCCAGTAAAAAAGGTGGAGGGAATGGCAAACTGGAGCGAGGTATGAATGGAAGACGGTCTTCCAAACTCAAAGAAGGTCCAGTGG TTTTAACAGCAGACGATGACGGGACCCTTCTGAGCAG AGGGGACACAGACATGGACCAAGACTTAAACTCAGATGCTg TGATGGACACCAAGGCGGTGTTCGCCGCCCTCTACAGCGTGTGTGAAGAAAACGCCACATTCTTCTCAGCTGGAGGCAAAGTGTCGCAGGCCGACTCTGCGAAGCGTCTGGTTGAGTCTATGAAGCTGATTCAAGATCACGCTCGCAGCCTTGAACCTGTCATTTCCGGCTTTGCTGCCATTTATCATCACTTTGACTTTGATCCTCACATACCCGCTAACGGCTACCGCTCTTTAGTCAAG gtgGTACGTTGCTGCCTTCTCCATATTGTCCACAAGGGGCGCTACATTGCAGCCAACCGCCGCAGCATCTTCTTCAGAGCAGCCCACAACGCGGGCGAGATGGAGGCTTATTGCAATGCGTTGTGCCAGCTGCGTGCCTTGCTCTATCTGGCTCAGCGTATGCTGCATGACAACAGTCACGGCAACCTGTTTTTCCAGGACGAAAGTGGACTTAGTGAGAGTTTCGTTCGAGAATACGCATCCATGCACAAAGGCTGCTTTTATGGCCGCTGCTTGGGCTTTCAG TTTACTCCAGCCATTCGACCCTGCCTGCAGACCATCGCTATCGGCCTTGTTGCCTTTGGAGAGAACTACAGGCGGCATCAGTCAGGAATAG GTGTTGCTGCCAGCTCTTTCTTTACCTCAGGAAAATATGCCATTGATCCAGAGCTGAGAGGGAGAGAatttgaacgcatcactcagAATCTGGATGTTCATTTCTGGAAGACCTTCTGGAACATCACTGAGACTGAGGTCTTGTCG AGTCTTGCCAGCATGACGTCTGCACAAGTTAAGGTGAACCGAGCTCTTTCTGTGCCCCCAGTTGCCTTTGACCTTCCCCTGGCAGCCAACCATACAGCATCTGCAACCATAGCGCCGCCGTCGGCACACATCGGCATCGCTCCCGTCCAGATGAGACTCATCTCTTATGACTTACGTGAAGGACAG gatAGTGAAACGTTGATGTCAATGTCCCGTTCTGAAGGGGGGCCCATCTCTCTGTCTCTGGGGCTGAAGACCAAACGTCTCCCGTCCTCTCCCTTCCTCCTGATCCACTTCCACGGTGGAGGCTTTGTGGCTCAAACTTCTAAATCACATGAG CCCTATCTCAAGAGTTGGTCCCATGACCTCGGCGTTCCCATCCTGTCTGTGGACTACTCTCTGGCTCCTGAAGCCCCCTTTCCTCGAGCGCTGGAGGAATGTTTCTACGCTTACTGCTGGGCTTTGAGAAACCACCACTTACTAG GATGGACTGGAGAAAAAGTGTGCTTGGTTGGTGACAGTGCAGGAGGCAATCTATGTGTGACGACGTCTATGCGTGCTGCTGCCTTTGGCATTCGGATGCCAGATGGCATCGTAGCAGCCTATCCAGCCACCCTGCTCACAGCCTACGCCTCACCCTCCCGTCTGCTTACGCTTATGGATCCCCTGCTGCCTCTCAGTGTGCTCTCCAGGTGTCTCAGTGCCTACGCAG GCACTGAGCCAGAGACGGAGAAGCAGGTAGAAAGGGTGAGCACGCTGAGCCTGGTGAAAAGAGATACGGCGCTGTTCCTCCGAGACTTCCGGCAGGGAGCCTCCAACTGGATCCATTCTCTGCTGGATTCCAACAGAGGCTCGGCCGCCCCCAGCACAGCTACAGAGACGCCCCCAGAGAGCGCCGACGCgcgtgctgctgctg cAGATACAGTCAGGAAGAGCGTTTCCGAGGTGTCCATCTCATCTCCACATGCTGACCCTCCTGTGCTCCCAGAGCCGGCGGCGCTTCCCAACAGGAAGCTGTCTGTCAAAAGCAAGACTTGCCAGGACTTGAGGCCTCCCAGCAGCTCCGTTCCCAGCGCACCGCCGGTCTCCGCGCGCACC ATAGAAGACGTAAGCTTCTTCCTCTTCAAGGAGACGGACCCCAATATATCCCGTGACCTGTCTTCAGTCGCAATACCACCTCCTGCTGGAGAGGAGgggtcagagctgcagcacCCCAGGGAGTTTCCGTGGGGATTTGAGCCTCTGCGCTCGGATCAGTTTGCTGAAATGAAGGTGCAGAGTTCTCCGGTGGTCAAAGATCCTTTCTGCTCACCTCTGCTGGCTCCTGACAGCATGCTGAAGGGACTGCCACCCATACACATCGTG GCTTGTGCGTTGGACCCCATGCTGGACGACTCTGTGATGTTTGCCAAGCGTCTGCGGAGCGTTGACCAGCCCGTCACTCTGTGCGTGGTGGACGACCTCCCCCACGGCTTCCTCAGCCTATCGCAGCTCTCCAAGGAGACGAAGGAGGCTGCCAACGTCTGCGTGGAGCGCATCCGCGCTGTTTTCCTGCAGGACACGCCCCCCGAGCCCCGCAAGCACCGCAAGCTGGAACGGACCGATAGGCGTGCGTCGGCTCCTTCCGGAGAGCGTGGTTCTCTTCTGGTCGGCTCCATCGAGGAAGAGGAGCCCGCCGTGGGCAGAGAGGATAAACTGGCTGGAGGGGAGGGCTCAGTTGCGGTGACGGCTCAGAATAACCCTGACGCTGGCGGCATTGGTGCTTAA
- the lipeb gene encoding hormone-sensitive lipase isoform X4 codes for MASSKKGGGNGKLERGMNGRRSSKLKEGPVVMDTKAVFAALYSVCEENATFFSAGGKVSQADSAKRLVESMKLIQDHARSLEPVISGFAAIYHHFDFDPHIPANGYRSLVKVVRCCLLHIVHKGRYIAANRRSIFFRAAHNAGEMEAYCNALCQLRALLYLAQRMLHDNSHGNLFFQDESGLSESFVREYASMHKGCFYGRCLGFQFTPAIRPCLQTIAIGLVAFGENYRRHQSGIGVAASSFFTSGKYAIDPELRGREFERITQNLDVHFWKTFWNITETEVLSSLASMTSAQVKVNRALSVPPVAFDLPLAANHTASATIAPPSAHIGIAPVQMRLISYDLREGQDSETLMSMSRSEGGPISLSLGLKTKRLPSSPFLLIHFHGGGFVAQTSKSHEPYLKSWSHDLGVPILSVDYSLAPEAPFPRALEECFYAYCWALRNHHLLGWTGEKVCLVGDSAGGNLCVTTSMRAAAFGIRMPDGIVAAYPATLLTAYASPSRLLTLMDPLLPLSVLSRCLSAYAGTEPETEKQVERVSTLSLVKRDTALFLRDFRQGASNWIHSLLDSNRGSAAPSTATETPPESADARAAADTVRKSVSEVSISSPHADPPVLPEPAALPNRKLSVKSKTCQDLRPPSSSVPSAPPVSARTIEDVSFFLFKETDPNISRDLSSVAIPPPAGEEGSELQHPREFPWGFEPLRSDQFAEMKVQSSPVVKDPFCSPLLAPDSMLKGLPPIHIVACALDPMLDDSVMFAKRLRSVDQPVTLCVVDDLPHGFLSLSQLSKETKEAANVCVERIRAVFLQDTPPEPRKHRKLERTDRRASAPSGERGSLLVGSIEEEEPAVGREDKLAGGEGSVAVTAQNNPDAGGIGA; via the exons ATGGCGTCCAGTAAAAAAGGTGGAGGGAATGGCAAACTGGAGCGAGGTATGAATGGAAGACGGTCTTCCAAACTCAAAGAAGGTCCAGTGG TGATGGACACCAAGGCGGTGTTCGCCGCCCTCTACAGCGTGTGTGAAGAAAACGCCACATTCTTCTCAGCTGGAGGCAAAGTGTCGCAGGCCGACTCTGCGAAGCGTCTGGTTGAGTCTATGAAGCTGATTCAAGATCACGCTCGCAGCCTTGAACCTGTCATTTCCGGCTTTGCTGCCATTTATCATCACTTTGACTTTGATCCTCACATACCCGCTAACGGCTACCGCTCTTTAGTCAAG gtgGTACGTTGCTGCCTTCTCCATATTGTCCACAAGGGGCGCTACATTGCAGCCAACCGCCGCAGCATCTTCTTCAGAGCAGCCCACAACGCGGGCGAGATGGAGGCTTATTGCAATGCGTTGTGCCAGCTGCGTGCCTTGCTCTATCTGGCTCAGCGTATGCTGCATGACAACAGTCACGGCAACCTGTTTTTCCAGGACGAAAGTGGACTTAGTGAGAGTTTCGTTCGAGAATACGCATCCATGCACAAAGGCTGCTTTTATGGCCGCTGCTTGGGCTTTCAG TTTACTCCAGCCATTCGACCCTGCCTGCAGACCATCGCTATCGGCCTTGTTGCCTTTGGAGAGAACTACAGGCGGCATCAGTCAGGAATAG GTGTTGCTGCCAGCTCTTTCTTTACCTCAGGAAAATATGCCATTGATCCAGAGCTGAGAGGGAGAGAatttgaacgcatcactcagAATCTGGATGTTCATTTCTGGAAGACCTTCTGGAACATCACTGAGACTGAGGTCTTGTCG AGTCTTGCCAGCATGACGTCTGCACAAGTTAAGGTGAACCGAGCTCTTTCTGTGCCCCCAGTTGCCTTTGACCTTCCCCTGGCAGCCAACCATACAGCATCTGCAACCATAGCGCCGCCGTCGGCACACATCGGCATCGCTCCCGTCCAGATGAGACTCATCTCTTATGACTTACGTGAAGGACAG gatAGTGAAACGTTGATGTCAATGTCCCGTTCTGAAGGGGGGCCCATCTCTCTGTCTCTGGGGCTGAAGACCAAACGTCTCCCGTCCTCTCCCTTCCTCCTGATCCACTTCCACGGTGGAGGCTTTGTGGCTCAAACTTCTAAATCACATGAG CCCTATCTCAAGAGTTGGTCCCATGACCTCGGCGTTCCCATCCTGTCTGTGGACTACTCTCTGGCTCCTGAAGCCCCCTTTCCTCGAGCGCTGGAGGAATGTTTCTACGCTTACTGCTGGGCTTTGAGAAACCACCACTTACTAG GATGGACTGGAGAAAAAGTGTGCTTGGTTGGTGACAGTGCAGGAGGCAATCTATGTGTGACGACGTCTATGCGTGCTGCTGCCTTTGGCATTCGGATGCCAGATGGCATCGTAGCAGCCTATCCAGCCACCCTGCTCACAGCCTACGCCTCACCCTCCCGTCTGCTTACGCTTATGGATCCCCTGCTGCCTCTCAGTGTGCTCTCCAGGTGTCTCAGTGCCTACGCAG GCACTGAGCCAGAGACGGAGAAGCAGGTAGAAAGGGTGAGCACGCTGAGCCTGGTGAAAAGAGATACGGCGCTGTTCCTCCGAGACTTCCGGCAGGGAGCCTCCAACTGGATCCATTCTCTGCTGGATTCCAACAGAGGCTCGGCCGCCCCCAGCACAGCTACAGAGACGCCCCCAGAGAGCGCCGACGCgcgtgctgctgctg ATACAGTCAGGAAGAGCGTTTCCGAGGTGTCCATCTCATCTCCACATGCTGACCCTCCTGTGCTCCCAGAGCCGGCGGCGCTTCCCAACAGGAAGCTGTCTGTCAAAAGCAAGACTTGCCAGGACTTGAGGCCTCCCAGCAGCTCCGTTCCCAGCGCACCGCCGGTCTCCGCGCGCACC ATAGAAGACGTAAGCTTCTTCCTCTTCAAGGAGACGGACCCCAATATATCCCGTGACCTGTCTTCAGTCGCAATACCACCTCCTGCTGGAGAGGAGgggtcagagctgcagcacCCCAGGGAGTTTCCGTGGGGATTTGAGCCTCTGCGCTCGGATCAGTTTGCTGAAATGAAGGTGCAGAGTTCTCCGGTGGTCAAAGATCCTTTCTGCTCACCTCTGCTGGCTCCTGACAGCATGCTGAAGGGACTGCCACCCATACACATCGTG GCTTGTGCGTTGGACCCCATGCTGGACGACTCTGTGATGTTTGCCAAGCGTCTGCGGAGCGTTGACCAGCCCGTCACTCTGTGCGTGGTGGACGACCTCCCCCACGGCTTCCTCAGCCTATCGCAGCTCTCCAAGGAGACGAAGGAGGCTGCCAACGTCTGCGTGGAGCGCATCCGCGCTGTTTTCCTGCAGGACACGCCCCCCGAGCCCCGCAAGCACCGCAAGCTGGAACGGACCGATAGGCGTGCGTCGGCTCCTTCCGGAGAGCGTGGTTCTCTTCTGGTCGGCTCCATCGAGGAAGAGGAGCCCGCCGTGGGCAGAGAGGATAAACTGGCTGGAGGGGAGGGCTCAGTTGCGGTGACGGCTCAGAATAACCCTGACGCTGGCGGCATTGGTGCTTAA